One Cinclus cinclus chromosome 24, bCinCin1.1, whole genome shotgun sequence genomic window carries:
- the LOC134053471 gene encoding olfactory receptor 2G6-like has product MVLLSLHILTLMANTVIALITNSDNRLHTPMYFFLIQLSCWDIFSTCSSQLLVVTVFYGAAGSMYLRPKYSYCASVDKFVSLSYSLVTPLLNPIICSLRNKEVKGMKKQLVYMGDDACE; this is encoded by the exons atgg ttttattatctcttcatATTCTCACCTTGATGGCGAACACAGTGATAGCTTTGATAACAAACAGTGATAATCGCCTTCACACCccgatgtatttcttcctcattcagctgtcctgttgggatatc ttttccacttgctcctcacagctcctggttgtgactgttttttatggcgctgcaggctccatgtacctgcggccaaaatacagctactgtgcatctgtggataaattcgtctccctttcttattctctggtgactcctttattgaatcccatcatttgcagtttgaggaataaggaggtgaaagga atgaagaaacagttgGTTTATATGGGCGATGATGCTTGTGAATAG